A genome region from Portunus trituberculatus isolate SZX2019 chromosome 40, ASM1759143v1, whole genome shotgun sequence includes the following:
- the LOC123515889 gene encoding uncharacterized protein LOC123515889 → MEGKMLKGIQVAPVSKPSTRLLLLLLMMMILTVNGQDVGKGGIQVMEFQKDGVASWWTVAEYQGKLDPGRKMDSVTLCGRFKLYFLHSRSSFFQLWDRSLNMDAQLKGELWLDRVRPVIAHRWNFQPLEVKLRTYR, encoded by the coding sequence atggaagggaaaatgcTCAAAGGCATCCAGGTAGCCCCTGTTAGCAAGCCTTCCACGCGGTTActtctgctgttgctgatgatgatgattttgacGGTGAACGGCCAAGATGTGGGAAAAGGTGGAATACAAGTGATGGAGTTCCAGAAAGACGGAGTGGCCAGCTGGTGGACTGTGGCAGAATACCAAGGCAAGCTGGATCCAGGACGAAAAATGGATTCTGTGACCTTGTGCGGTCGCTTCAAGCTGTACTTCCTGCACTCACGGAGCAGCTTTTTCCAGCTCTGGGATCGCTCGCTCAACATGGACGCTCAGCTGAAGGGAGAGCTGTGGCTGGACCGCGTGAGGCCCGTCATCGCTCATCGCTGGAACTTCCAGCCTCTTGAAGTCAAGCTGAGGACGTACAGGTGA